A DNA window from Marispirochaeta aestuarii contains the following coding sequences:
- a CDS encoding methyl-accepting chemotaxis protein, whose protein sequence is MRSIRFQLISAFLSIVLLIVVIAGAGYWGIHSLSRGIDRIDEDNRRILSYRDALAMVDNVQNNIQSLIENRNQVGIQEYTRLKSYFSENGGFDRKGMPKVQQTLVFVLNTGIGSYLETFENNLLPVIERRQQILSRSVGQALGNVSSPVTDATGSNDNSAVFNEEYFRIVLQQPARTLQTTYTTISRAVGALDGILTDDIYAVTETSDSVGDRLRNVLFSASLVAVAVSLLISILYSNRFTNAVQSIFHAMKDVSNGNLTIRLETKYRDEIGALGRSFNDFLANLSAIVFNTRKGAQETLTGTDRLLDSMTVTGHSAGQINLLSSQVEEVISRQSDIITTVSSNMEEIERTIEEQDTNINTQSSTVEESNRSITALIESIRETAENLGRSAVESDHLQQVTSNGRSRLDELKETVHTLSARSEAIIDANTTIKQIASQTDLLAMNAAIEAAHAGDAGRGFSVVAEEIRKLSEVSNLQSRTISENLNEVRASIERAVAISAETEASFSHIASSAEQVNTLLNDIKGRVDVQSQSSEIILSSLEEIGRITEGVKTGSREMLVSGRVAIDAIGGLVSVSTKVSDAARSMTDEATRVSRDAEESLALVKSMVAVTHSLHEQVAIFEINEQETVETLEPLARE, encoded by the coding sequence GTGAGAAGTATACGTTTTCAGCTGATTTCCGCCTTTCTCAGTATAGTTCTGCTTATCGTAGTTATAGCCGGTGCGGGATATTGGGGTATTCACTCTCTCTCCCGGGGCATCGATCGGATCGATGAAGACAACCGCCGCATCCTGTCGTATCGTGACGCCCTTGCTATGGTCGATAATGTGCAGAACAATATTCAGTCTCTGATTGAAAACCGTAATCAGGTAGGAATCCAGGAGTATACCCGCCTGAAATCGTATTTCAGCGAGAATGGCGGTTTTGATCGAAAGGGCATGCCGAAAGTCCAACAGACCCTGGTATTCGTTTTAAACACCGGCATAGGTTCGTATCTCGAAACATTCGAGAACAATTTGCTTCCCGTCATCGAACGGAGGCAACAGATTCTGTCCCGTTCCGTCGGGCAGGCCCTTGGCAATGTTTCATCTCCGGTAACGGATGCAACGGGATCAAACGACAATTCAGCAGTCTTCAATGAAGAATATTTCCGCATTGTGCTGCAGCAGCCGGCTCGGACTTTACAGACGACCTATACCACGATCTCCCGGGCGGTGGGGGCACTGGACGGAATACTGACGGATGATATTTATGCTGTAACCGAGACGAGCGACTCGGTAGGCGATCGGCTGCGAAACGTCCTTTTTTCCGCCTCCCTTGTGGCTGTGGCAGTGAGTCTACTGATCTCAATTCTTTACAGTAATCGCTTTACGAATGCCGTTCAGTCCATATTTCATGCCATGAAGGACGTCTCCAATGGAAACTTGACCATTCGTCTGGAAACGAAATACCGGGATGAGATCGGTGCTCTGGGGCGAAGTTTCAATGATTTTCTCGCAAATCTCTCGGCCATCGTATTCAATACCCGGAAGGGTGCACAGGAAACCTTAACCGGTACAGACCGTCTGCTGGATTCCATGACAGTAACGGGTCATTCCGCCGGACAGATTAATCTGCTCTCATCTCAGGTAGAAGAGGTCATTTCCCGGCAGAGCGATATAATAACGACAGTTTCCTCGAATATGGAGGAGATCGAACGGACTATCGAAGAACAGGATACGAATATCAACACGCAGTCTTCAACGGTGGAGGAAAGCAATCGTTCCATTACCGCACTGATCGAAAGCATTCGGGAGACTGCAGAAAATCTTGGACGGAGCGCAGTCGAATCGGACCATTTACAGCAGGTAACAAGTAACGGGAGGTCCCGGCTTGATGAACTGAAAGAGACGGTACACACCTTGAGCGCTCGTTCAGAAGCGATTATTGATGCAAATACGACGATCAAGCAGATTGCATCGCAGACAGACCTTCTGGCAATGAACGCCGCCATAGAAGCAGCGCACGCCGGCGATGCAGGACGGGGGTTCTCGGTTGTAGCGGAAGAGATACGAAAACTCTCCGAAGTATCCAATCTGCAGTCCCGGACAATTTCTGAAAACCTGAATGAAGTCAGAGCGTCTATTGAACGGGCTGTGGCAATCTCCGCAGAGACGGAAGCCTCGTTTTCCCATATTGCGAGTTCCGCAGAACAGGTGAACACACTTCTGAATGATATTAAAGGCAGGGTGGATGTTCAGTCCCAAAGCAGCGAGATCATACTATCTTCACTGGAAGAAATCGGCAGGATCACCGAAGGGGTAAAAACCGGGTCACGAGAGATGCTGGTCAGCGGAAGGGTCGCTATAGACGCTATCGGAGGACTTGTCAGTGTCAGCACGAAGGTCAGCGATGCCGCCCGTTCCATGACCGATGAGGCAACCAGGGTCAGCAGAGATGCGGAAGAGTCTCTTGCCCTGGTAAAATCGATGGTTGCCGTAACGCACTCTCTGCATGAGCAGGTCGCCATATTCGAAATCAATGAGCAGGAAACTGTTGAGACTCTTGAACCTTTGGCCCGGGAGTAA
- a CDS encoding rhodanese-like domain-containing protein — protein sequence MSKRFLLFLAVPAFFLFMPGCSQTEFQEMSDTEILELLSQVVAGEEALEEAGQQYFLGLSNENKNIIVPSALHERLSNNEPVMVLDIRRAEDFARGHIEGAVNIWWFDVGHHLDELPRDRSLLVTCYSGQAAGQVVGVLRMMGFEAVSLAGGMNGGWLSAGLPVVTE from the coding sequence ATGAGTAAACGTTTTCTGCTGTTCCTTGCCGTGCCTGCATTTTTCCTGTTCATGCCTGGGTGTTCTCAGACGGAGTTCCAGGAAATGTCGGATACCGAGATCCTGGAACTCCTCTCCCAGGTTGTAGCCGGGGAAGAAGCTCTGGAAGAGGCCGGGCAGCAATACTTCCTCGGCTTATCAAACGAAAATAAAAATATCATTGTTCCTTCTGCCCTGCATGAGCGTTTAAGCAATAACGAACCGGTTATGGTCCTGGATATTCGACGGGCAGAAGATTTTGCCAGGGGACACATCGAGGGAGCTGTGAACATCTGGTGGTTTGACGTGGGGCATCACCTGGATGAACTCCCCAGAGACAGGAGTCTGCTTGTGACCTGTTACAGCGGTCAGGCGGCGGGACAGGTAGTCGGAGTTCTGAGAATGATGGGGTTTGAAGCAGTCTCCCTTGCCGGCGGTATGAACGGGGGCTGGCTGTCTGCAGGTTTACCGGTGGTGACGGAGTGA
- a CDS encoding PIG-L family deacetylase, with protein MTSLRFLEWASENPRGIISLPTGKTPEYFIKWTAHLLDVWNEKPGIAVREKYGLAGVKKPDLRGLRFVQIDEFYPINSGQHNSFYNYVVNYYIKGFGLNMDNALLINSDEIPLAEGKHYSEIFPDLRVDLSLRYRECRSSLEQLQQRSIFMIDQWCSDYEKRIRDLGGLGFFMGGIGPDGHIAFNTRGSDQYSTTRLTETNFETQAVAASDLGGIEISSNRLVITIGLETITCNPDTVAIIIAAGEAKAGIVKNSIESPINNIYPATVLKRLHNSRFYLTKGAASKLSDTMDAYYGEGDWNPEKSDRAVVDLCRKNNSYGHHISIEDLRHDRYCRHIPSLDKNTVPSVQKSIIEKIERGLGQEKNQVFLHTGPHHDDIMLGILPYIATHISETSNQFHFSILTSGFTAVTNQFIITALTDTISFIDDGLIQMIAYPDFFKVGYKHKWDKDVYHYLTKVAAGEEYELRRGLCHRIVRAVVEIYSIKDAEHLRETLKNVIHLLQNSYDGEKNPPEIQKLKGMLREFEEELVWAHFGVQVKNVHHLRLGFYTGDMFTEQPEQSRDVAPILDMLKEIHPTVISLAFDPEGSGPDTHYKVLQAIAAALREWSKKEDLSDLRIWGYRNVWYRFHPAEADCIIPVSLDEMAVMDSLFSNCYLSQVDASFPSHELNGKFSHLSQKIWVEQLKDIQLLLGKDYFYQNENPKIRSSHGMIFLREMNLEEFLTYARKLEKSIDGNF; from the coding sequence TTGACTTCCCTGAGATTTCTGGAGTGGGCTTCGGAAAACCCCCGGGGAATCATCAGCCTTCCCACAGGAAAGACACCGGAGTATTTTATCAAATGGACGGCACATCTGCTTGATGTCTGGAACGAAAAACCGGGGATAGCCGTACGTGAAAAGTACGGGCTCGCCGGTGTAAAAAAACCTGACCTGAGAGGTTTACGCTTCGTTCAAATCGACGAGTTTTATCCCATTAATTCCGGTCAGCACAACAGTTTTTACAATTATGTAGTCAACTATTATATCAAAGGTTTTGGCCTGAATATGGATAATGCTCTGCTGATTAATTCAGACGAGATTCCCCTCGCGGAAGGCAAACATTATTCAGAGATCTTTCCGGACCTGCGGGTCGATCTTTCTCTGCGGTATCGGGAATGCAGGAGCTCGCTGGAACAATTACAGCAGCGATCGATATTCATGATCGATCAGTGGTGCAGTGATTATGAGAAACGGATACGTGATTTGGGAGGCCTGGGATTTTTTATGGGCGGCATCGGACCTGACGGCCATATCGCTTTCAACACCCGCGGGTCCGATCAGTATTCCACCACACGATTGACAGAGACTAATTTCGAAACCCAGGCGGTGGCAGCCTCCGACCTGGGAGGGATTGAGATCTCTTCCAACAGGCTGGTAATCACCATCGGTCTGGAAACCATCACCTGCAATCCGGACACGGTGGCTATTATCATTGCAGCAGGCGAAGCTAAAGCCGGAATCGTGAAAAACTCTATCGAGAGCCCCATAAACAATATTTATCCGGCCACAGTCCTTAAAAGACTGCACAACAGCAGGTTTTACCTGACCAAAGGGGCCGCATCGAAACTCAGCGACACGATGGACGCCTACTATGGAGAAGGAGACTGGAACCCGGAAAAATCCGACAGAGCAGTCGTTGATCTATGCAGAAAGAATAATTCCTATGGCCATCATATATCCATCGAAGATCTGCGGCATGATCGGTATTGTCGTCACATACCTTCACTGGACAAGAACACAGTGCCTTCGGTTCAGAAGAGTATCATCGAAAAAATAGAGCGGGGACTGGGACAGGAAAAAAACCAGGTATTCCTCCATACCGGACCGCACCACGACGATATCATGCTGGGGATACTGCCCTACATAGCAACCCATATCAGCGAAACATCCAACCAGTTCCATTTTTCAATCCTGACGTCCGGGTTCACCGCTGTAACAAATCAGTTTATCATCACCGCACTCACCGACACGATCAGTTTCATTGACGACGGACTTATCCAGATGATAGCCTATCCCGATTTTTTTAAAGTCGGGTATAAACATAAATGGGACAAGGATGTATATCACTATCTTACCAAGGTAGCTGCCGGGGAAGAGTACGAACTGCGTCGCGGCCTGTGTCACCGAATCGTACGGGCAGTGGTGGAAATATACAGCATTAAAGACGCAGAGCACCTTAGAGAAACACTGAAGAATGTCATCCATCTCTTACAAAACAGCTACGACGGGGAGAAGAACCCTCCTGAAATACAAAAACTGAAGGGTATGCTGCGGGAATTCGAGGAGGAACTGGTCTGGGCGCATTTCGGCGTGCAGGTAAAAAATGTTCATCACCTCAGGCTGGGATTCTATACCGGAGATATGTTCACCGAACAGCCCGAACAGAGTCGTGACGTGGCCCCCATTCTGGACATGTTGAAAGAGATTCATCCCACGGTCATCAGCCTGGCCTTCGATCCCGAAGGCAGCGGTCCCGATACACATTACAAAGTACTGCAGGCCATCGCCGCCGCACTACGCGAATGGAGCAAGAAAGAGGACCTTTCCGACCTTCGGATCTGGGGCTATCGTAACGTATGGTACAGGTTTCATCCCGCAGAGGCTGACTGCATCATTCCGGTTTCCCTCGATGAGATGGCAGTAATGGACAGCCTGTTTAGCAATTGTTACCTCAGCCAGGTAGATGCATCGTTCCCCAGCCACGAGCTTAACGGGAAGTTCAGCCATCTGTCACAGAAAATATGGGTCGAACAGTTAAAAGATATTCAACTGCTCCTTGGAAAAGACTACTTCTATCAGAATGAGAACCCGAAAATCCGTTCAAGTCATGGAATGATCTTCCTCAGGGAGATGAACCTGGAGGAGTTCCTGACATACGCCCGCAAGTTGGAAAAATCCATCGACGGAAATTTCTGA
- a CDS encoding GNAT family N-acetyltransferase, translating into MNIVIRKELLPGDDERIREVLESSGYFQAREIDVALELVQEALKKGDESGYYFMTAREKSRLTGYICYGPIPMTLNRWDIYWIAVDDRLRGRGIGGMLLEQTEDHIRTLGGRKTYIETSSSMLYAPTRRFHEKQGYILEAVQKDYYDDGDDRCLYVKVL; encoded by the coding sequence ATGAATATCGTAATCAGGAAAGAGCTCCTTCCCGGTGATGACGAACGGATACGGGAAGTTCTCGAATCCTCGGGTTATTTTCAAGCCCGGGAGATCGATGTGGCATTGGAGCTGGTGCAGGAAGCACTGAAAAAGGGCGATGAAAGCGGCTACTATTTCATGACCGCTCGGGAAAAAAGCCGTCTTACCGGGTATATCTGCTACGGCCCCATACCGATGACCCTCAACCGCTGGGACATCTACTGGATTGCCGTCGATGACAGGCTCAGGGGAAGGGGTATCGGCGGGATGCTGCTTGAACAGACCGAAGACCACATAAGAACGCTCGGGGGAAGGAAGACATATATCGAAACCTCCTCGAGCATGCTCTATGCCCCCACCCGCAGATTTCATGAAAAACAGGGTTATATCCTGGAAGCGGTGCAGAAGGATTATTATGACGATGGCGATGACAGGTGTCTCTACGTCAAAGTGCTTTGA
- a CDS encoding D-alanine--D-alanine ligase family protein: MNSRKISILFCRPAGMAGADDQDTLYQAETVSTALEELGYETRELEADMNLVEFRRTLGTHRGSLIFNLFDPSAGEGRFISLFPHILEQEGIPYTGCSADALYLTSHKIISKRMMLRQGIPTPFWYEAGGLAAGTFFPGRYIVKSVWEHGSAGLTSDSVVEVSREEELDELLAASGRGFFAERFLSGREINIALLSDGKDSWEVLPPSEIIYSGKDEHNPFLDYRAKWDESCESYQNSLRSFDFGSDDDPMLQQLTAIARECAGLFSLNGYARVDFRMDETGQPHVLEVNANPCISPGAGFPEAAAKAGVSYQEMIERIVASSGGTR, translated from the coding sequence ATGAATTCTAGAAAAATCTCAATCCTTTTCTGCCGGCCCGCCGGCATGGCGGGCGCCGACGATCAGGATACCCTCTACCAGGCGGAAACGGTAAGCACCGCACTGGAAGAGCTCGGGTATGAAACCCGGGAACTCGAGGCCGACATGAACCTGGTTGAATTCCGGAGAACCCTGGGAACACACCGGGGCAGTCTGATTTTTAATCTTTTCGACCCTTCTGCGGGAGAAGGCCGGTTCATATCGCTCTTTCCCCACATCCTTGAACAGGAGGGTATTCCCTACACGGGCTGCAGCGCGGATGCTCTCTACCTGACCTCTCACAAGATAATTTCAAAAAGGATGATGCTTCGACAGGGGATTCCGACTCCCTTCTGGTATGAGGCCGGCGGGCTTGCTGCAGGCACTTTTTTCCCGGGGCGGTACATTGTCAAATCTGTGTGGGAACACGGCTCGGCAGGTTTGACCTCGGATTCCGTTGTCGAGGTCTCCCGGGAAGAAGAACTCGATGAACTCCTCGCGGCGTCGGGAAGGGGTTTTTTCGCCGAGCGGTTTCTGTCTGGTCGGGAGATAAATATCGCCCTTCTCTCCGACGGAAAAGACTCATGGGAGGTTCTCCCTCCTTCTGAGATCATCTACAGCGGGAAAGATGAGCACAATCCTTTTCTCGATTACAGAGCGAAATGGGATGAATCCTGTGAATCGTATCAGAACTCCTTGCGTAGTTTTGATTTCGGTTCCGACGACGATCCCATGCTGCAGCAGCTCACCGCGATTGCCCGGGAATGCGCAGGCCTCTTCAGTCTGAACGGGTATGCCCGGGTTGATTTCCGGATGGATGAAACGGGACAGCCCCATGTCCTGGAGGTCAACGCGAACCCCTGCATTTCTCCCGGAGCGGGTTTTCCTGAAGCGGCTGCGAAAGCGGGTGTATCATACCAAGAGATGATTGAACGGATTGTAGCATCTTCGGGTGGGACAAGATGA
- a CDS encoding D-alanine--D-alanine ligase family protein — MSILTTASRPIDISSTDFWSEGSEKRRPEKLCVGLTYDLQAEYLARNYSPEETAELDSPETIDALEQSLRTLGYAPVRIGGIESLVGKLAAGERWDIVFNISEGMHGLGREAQIPALLDAYRIPYTFSDPLVLGITLHKGIAKHILKNLGIATPDFIVVKTLSDLDGHSLAFPLFVKPAAEGTGKGISSRSLVHNEGELRELCSDLLVEFRQPVLVETFLPGREFTVGVLGTGDRARALTPMEVVFQGESSGVVYSYETKKNYRELVEYSLVNGELGEACKDLALAAWRALGCRDGGRIDLRLDAENRPSFIEVNPLAGLHPVDSDLPILCRLSGISYEALIREIMTSALEREHNGKIVLHEF, encoded by the coding sequence ATGAGTATCCTGACGACAGCCTCTAGGCCGATAGATATCAGTTCTACAGACTTCTGGTCGGAAGGCTCTGAGAAGAGAAGACCGGAAAAACTGTGCGTAGGTCTCACCTACGACCTGCAGGCGGAATACCTTGCGAGGAATTACAGTCCGGAAGAGACGGCGGAACTGGATTCTCCTGAAACAATCGATGCCCTGGAGCAAAGCCTGCGCACTTTGGGCTATGCCCCGGTCCGGATAGGAGGAATTGAATCCCTCGTCGGAAAGCTCGCCGCGGGTGAACGATGGGATATTGTTTTCAATATCTCTGAAGGCATGCACGGTCTGGGGAGAGAGGCCCAGATACCCGCCCTCCTGGATGCCTATCGAATCCCCTATACCTTTTCTGATCCGCTGGTTCTCGGAATCACCCTCCACAAGGGGATAGCGAAGCACATTCTTAAAAATTTGGGGATAGCGACTCCCGATTTCATCGTGGTTAAAACCCTTTCGGACCTGGACGGGCATTCCCTCGCTTTCCCACTGTTCGTGAAGCCTGCCGCGGAGGGAACCGGTAAGGGAATCAGCAGCAGATCTCTGGTTCACAATGAAGGGGAACTGCGGGAGCTCTGCAGCGATCTTTTGGTCGAATTCCGGCAGCCCGTTCTCGTGGAGACCTTTCTTCCCGGCCGGGAATTTACCGTGGGGGTCCTCGGTACCGGCGATAGGGCAAGAGCGCTGACGCCGATGGAAGTGGTTTTTCAGGGAGAGTCGTCGGGGGTGGTTTACTCATATGAAACGAAAAAAAACTACCGTGAACTGGTTGAGTATTCCCTGGTTAATGGGGAGCTGGGAGAAGCATGCAAGGACCTTGCACTTGCCGCCTGGAGAGCTTTGGGGTGCAGGGACGGAGGCAGGATCGACCTGCGGCTGGATGCGGAGAACCGGCCCAGTTTTATCGAGGTAAATCCCCTCGCCGGTCTTCATCCTGTCGATTCCGATCTGCCGATCCTGTGTCGTCTTTCAGGGATAAGCTATGAAGCGCTGATCAGGGAGATCATGACTTCCGCCCTTGAAAGAGAGCACAATGGAAAAATCGTTCTGCATGAATTCTAG
- a CDS encoding KamA family radical SAM protein — protein MNSKNGYTFSGCTRTKPASVKRNTIQIEFSDPVPTAEDEEPPGLVSVLPSQGDTAELFPIISRRSSSFRARYFPDTRDDEWNDWRWQFRNRIHTLKGLERIFCLSDDEKDALVFAGRRLPLSLTPYYASLIDPLDILQPLRKTVIPGLAEFVSSPGESVDPLNEEGHCVAPGLFHRYPDRVLLLATNTCSVNCRYCTRSRVVGNGNGAMGRKDWDEALKYIRAHGEVRDVLVSGGDPLTLPEKSLEYLLSSLRAVPHVEIIRLGTKVPMVLPQRITESLVRMLKKYHPLWMSIHATHPDEITPESSEACSRLADAGIPLGSQTVLLKGVNNNSETLMNLFHKLMIIRVRPYYLYQCDPIAGSAHFRTTVREGIELIRSLRGFTSGYAVPHYVIDAPGGGGKIPISPDYIQGTVNGKLTLRNYEGKTYEYPDDSL, from the coding sequence ATGAACAGTAAAAATGGTTACACCTTTTCGGGTTGTACCCGAACCAAACCTGCTTCAGTAAAAAGGAACACAATCCAAATTGAATTCTCCGATCCGGTTCCCACTGCCGAAGACGAGGAGCCTCCTGGTCTAGTCAGCGTTCTACCCAGCCAGGGGGATACTGCTGAACTTTTTCCCATCATCAGCCGTCGATCATCCTCTTTCCGAGCTCGATATTTTCCGGATACCCGTGATGACGAATGGAATGACTGGCGTTGGCAGTTCAGGAACAGAATCCATACCCTGAAGGGGCTGGAGCGTATCTTCTGTCTTTCCGACGATGAAAAGGACGCACTCGTTTTTGCGGGAAGAAGGCTTCCGCTTTCGCTGACGCCTTACTACGCCTCACTTATCGATCCGCTGGATATTTTGCAGCCTCTTCGGAAGACGGTTATTCCCGGATTGGCCGAATTTGTCTCCTCCCCCGGAGAATCGGTCGATCCGCTGAATGAAGAGGGCCACTGTGTTGCTCCCGGGCTCTTTCATCGTTACCCCGACAGGGTCCTCCTTCTGGCAACCAACACATGCTCGGTTAACTGCCGCTACTGCACCCGCTCACGTGTCGTCGGCAACGGCAACGGAGCTATGGGAAGGAAAGACTGGGATGAAGCTCTGAAATATATCAGGGCCCACGGGGAGGTGCGGGACGTTCTTGTCTCCGGCGGAGATCCATTGACCTTGCCCGAGAAGAGCCTCGAGTATCTTCTGAGTAGTCTGAGGGCAGTTCCGCATGTGGAAATTATACGGCTGGGAACGAAGGTCCCAATGGTCCTGCCCCAGCGGATTACGGAATCCCTTGTCAGGATGCTGAAAAAGTACCATCCGCTGTGGATGAGTATTCACGCAACACATCCTGATGAGATCACTCCGGAGTCGAGCGAAGCCTGCAGTCGTCTGGCGGACGCTGGAATTCCCCTGGGCAGTCAGACCGTTCTTCTCAAGGGGGTCAATAATAATTCAGAGACCCTGATGAATCTCTTCCATAAGCTGATGATAATCAGGGTCAGGCCCTACTATCTCTACCAGTGCGATCCCATTGCAGGTTCGGCCCATTTCAGGACCACCGTGAGAGAGGGGATAGAGCTCATCCGCAGCCTCAGGGGTTTTACCTCGGGATACGCGGTCCCCCACTACGTCATAGATGCTCCTGGGGGAGGCGGAAAGATTCCTATTAGTCCTGACTACATTCAGGGAACGGTTAACGGAAAACTGACTCTAAGAAATTATGAAGGGAAAACCTATGAGTATCCTGACGACAGCCTCTAG